GCGGGCCAGCTCTTGAATCTTTTCAAGCGGGATACCGCAGGCGGCCGACAGCTCGGCCAGGGACAGGCTGTGGAGCCGGTCAACAAAGGCCTCATAGCCGAGGCTGTACTCGCGCACATAGTCCGCATCGACCAGACCCTCGTGTTCGATGACCTTCAGCATGGCCAGAGCCAGGGCCGCGTCCGTGCCCGGCCGGATAAAAACATGCTCGTCGCCCGCCCGAGCGGTGCGTGAGCGGTAGGGATCAATCGTAATCACACGCGCCCCGCGACGACGCGCCTCCTGGACCAGAGGCCAGACGTGAAAACCGGTGTTGAGCGGGTTTGCCGCCCAGAAGATGATCAGTTTGCTGTTGACCAGACCCTCGGGGGCAAAGCCGAAAAAAACGTCCGAGTAGGCCAGCGCGCCGTACAGCCCGCCCGCGCAGATGGTCCGCGCCAGGGTTGACGCGCCCAGGGCGTGGAAGAAACGCCGGTCCAGGCCGTTGCTCTGATACACCCCGTTATTGCCGCGGTAGGAGTAGGGCAGAATCGACTGCGGACCGTGCTGGTCAATAGCCGCCCGCATCTGGCGGCAGGTAGTGGCGATGGCCTCGTCCCACGAGATTTGCTCAAAGCGCGCTCCCGGCCCCTTTGGGCCGACCCGCCTGACCGGATGCAGCAGGCGGTCGGGCGCGTACACCCGGTCGAGGAATTTGTTGACCTTGGCGCACAGTGCCCCGCGCGTAAACGGATGGTCTGCGTTGGCCCGGACGCTGACCGCCCGGCCGTGGTCTACGGTCACATCCATCAGACACGAATCAGGACAATCGTGGGGACACGCGACGTGGGCAATGTGTGACATGGCTGCCTCCTTAGTCTACGTGTGCGTGTAGCACATGCAGGTCCAAGCGCGCAAAGCCGGGCGCTTAGGGCCGGAACTGCAACACCCGCGGCACCAGCCGGGCCGGCTGCGATACCAGCTTGTGGGCCACCTCCAGCCACTCGCAGACCAGTTTTCGGGTGTCCCTGGGGTCGATCATCTCCTCAAGCTGAAACTTGGACAAAGGCCCCAGCGGTCCCCGCGTGCTCTCAATCCGGGCCATGAGTTCGTCGCGAAACGCCTGGGGGTCGGCCGCTTCGGCCAGCTGCCGCTTATAGGCGGCCTCGATCCCGCCCTCGGGAGGAATACCGCCCGCGTCCGTAGCCGGCCAGGCGACGCGCATTGACGGCCGTGAGCGCGGGGTGGCGTAGTTGTTGCCAGCCACGCCAAAGCTGCGCCGCATCAGGACGGTGAAAATGGGAACACGGACCTGGGCGAAGGCGATCATCCACTCACCGCCGCGGCGGATCGTGCCGGTCGTCTCATGCTCCAGACCCACGGCAAAGCCCGGGTTGTCGATCAGGTTCAGGATCGGCAGGTGGAACAGATCGCACAGGTCCAGGTGGCGGGTCAGCTTGCTGCACCCGTCTGCGGTCAGCGCGCCGCCGTTGATGTGCTGGCTGTCTGAGGCGATGACCCCCATCGGATAGCCGTTGAAGCGCACAAAGCCGGTGATCTGGTCGGTGCCCCACAGCGGCCCAATCTCGAAGAAGGAGCCGATATCGGCCATCAGGCTGATGGCTCTGCGTATGTCAAAGGTCGTGGTGCGCTTGCGCGGGATGAGGCTGAACAGCTCCTCCTCACGGCGGTCGGGCGGATCGTCGGCTGTGGGTGGCAGGACCGGGGGCGTTTCATACACGCTCGACGGCAGGTAGGACAGAAAGCGCCTGGTCATCGCCATTGCTTCCTGTTCGGTCTCGGCCAGGTTATCCACCGAGCCGTTGCGGCAGTGGACCTGCCAGCCGCCCAGCTCTTCTTTGGTGATGTCATAGCCCATGGCGTGGCGCACGACCGGCGGTCCGGCCACAAACAGCTGGGCGATGTCGCGGACCATGACCGAGAAGTGGCCCAGGACGGCCTTGGCCGCTCCGATGCCGACCACGCTGCCGAGCAGCAGGTTGACCACCGGCACGCTGCACAGCTGCTCGGTGTACATGCTGCTGCCCAGCTCCCCGGGCAGGTGGGAGCCGCCACCGCCGGCAACCCGCGGCCGGCCGGCCTTGATCGCCCCGGCGCTCTCTTTGGCGCTACTCTCGCCCTCTTTTTTCTGGGCCGGGACCATGGCCGCCACGCTGCCGCCGCCCGATGAGCCGTCCAGCAGCCGGACCGAGGGCAGGCGCAGCTCCAGGGACAGGCGGTCCAGGTAGATGCTCTTGGCGCTGATCGCTCCGTCCGCATGCCCACCGCGCGAGGTAAAGTCGTCGGCACACACGACTGCGGAGCGGCCGTCGATCTTGCCCCAACCGCCGACATGGTTGGCGGGCGTGAAATCCAGAATGCTGCCGTCTTCGGCGTACGAGGCGAATCCGGCCACGCTGCCCACCTCGCGGAAGCTGCCGTCGTCCACCAGCAGCTCGATACGCTCCCGACAGGTCAGCTTGCCGCGGCCGCGCTGCCGGACGACGCCCGGGTCGTCGGAGCCCGGCGCCAGCCGCTTCAGGGCCAGCTGTTGCAGGGCTGCGACCTGATCCAGAACCGGAGCCCAGGTCTGCGCGTCGGCCGGCGGCTGTGGGTGGCGGGTATCCGCACCCTCAGTCGGGGTGAGCACCATCACCACCTGTCCGACGGCCACGTTGTCTCCGACGCTCAAGGCTTGGGCGGCCGTTACCACGCCCGCGCACGGCGCCGTGATTACGGACTCCATCTTCATCGCGCTGAGGATCAGCAGGGTATCGCCGGCGGCTACTACAGTATCTTCCTGCGCTCGCAGCTCCACCACAGCCCCGGCCATCGGACACGCGACCGCGTGTTGGCCGGGATTCACCTCCAGAGCCGGCGCGAAGGAGGCGGGTGGCGGGTGCACGCCGGTCGGCGCGTCTATGCCCAGGCTGCGCGCCTGCTGTTCCAGCAGCGCCACGGCGCCGTTGCCCGCGTCCAAGGCCGTGGGCGCCAGGAGTTGAGGTTCCTCGGCCAGCAGCGAGGTGCGGGCATCGCCGGCCCGGACGGCCGGGTGAGAGAGGATGGTCTTGAGCTGGGGCAGGTTTGTCGGCAGCCCGGCAATATGGAACTCGTCCAGCGCACGCAGAGTCCGGTCAAGGGCCGAGGCAAAGGACGCCGAAGAGCTGGACGAACACACAACCTTGGCCAGCAGTGGGTCGAACTGGGGCGGTGGGGTGTAGCCGAGGTAGCCGCAGGCGTCGACCCGCACGCCCGGCCCTGTGGGTTCTTTATAGGCGCTCAGCGTTCCCCCGCCTCTGGCAACGACCCTGGCCTGGACGGCAAAGCCGCGCGGGGCGCTCACGACCCGCTGGTCGCCCAGACCCAGGGACTCAAGCGTCGCACCGGCCGCAATCTGGAACTGCGCCTCGACCAGGTCTATGCCCGTCACCTGCTCGGTGACTGTGTGCTCGACCTGGATGCGCGGGTTGCATTCGAGGAAGAAGTGCTGGCCGGTTTCGGGCGCGACCAGGAACTCCACGGTTCCGGCGTTGACGTAGTCCGCGGCAC
This is a stretch of genomic DNA from Desulfurellaceae bacterium. It encodes these proteins:
- a CDS encoding ATP-grasp domain-containing protein, producing the protein MSQQGREETGLTRVLISNRGEIAIRVAKAAAALGMESVGVYAAVDALSLHTRFTTETREIASRNGDAADAVRAYLDAQALIQAAQATGCDCVHPGYGFLSENAAFAERCASEGLTFVGPPPAALALFGDKLRARRLAQSLHIPVVPGSAQPLTSADEAARLAAELGYPVMLKAAAGGGGRGMRTVERAEDMPEALERCRSEAQAAFGDGAVFVEKLIRRPRHIEVQILADAHGNAVHLYERDCSVQLRNQKVVEIAPAPALDNTVRDKLFADALKLVRAADYVNAGTVEFLVAPETGQHFFLECNPRIQVEHTVTEQVTGIDLVEAQFQIAAGATLESLGLGDQRVVSAPRGFAVQARVVARGGGTLSAYKEPTGPGVRVDACGYLGYTPPPQFDPLLAKVVCSSSSSASFASALDRTLRALDEFHIAGLPTNLPQLKTILSHPAVRAGDARTSLLAEEPQLLAPTALDAGNGAVALLEQQARSLGIDAPTGVHPPPASFAPALEVNPGQHAVACPMAGAVVELRAQEDTVVAAGDTLLILSAMKMESVITAPCAGVVTAAQALSVGDNVAVGQVVMVLTPTEGADTRHPQPPADAQTWAPVLDQVAALQQLALKRLAPGSDDPGVVRQRGRGKLTCRERIELLVDDGSFREVGSVAGFASYAEDGSILDFTPANHVGGWGKIDGRSAVVCADDFTSRGGHADGAISAKSIYLDRLSLELRLPSVRLLDGSSGGGSVAAMVPAQKKEGESSAKESAGAIKAGRPRVAGGGGSHLPGELGSSMYTEQLCSVPVVNLLLGSVVGIGAAKAVLGHFSVMVRDIAQLFVAGPPVVRHAMGYDITKEELGGWQVHCRNGSVDNLAETEQEAMAMTRRFLSYLPSSVYETPPVLPPTADDPPDRREEELFSLIPRKRTTTFDIRRAISLMADIGSFFEIGPLWGTDQITGFVRFNGYPMGVIASDSQHINGGALTADGCSKLTRHLDLCDLFHLPILNLIDNPGFAVGLEHETTGTIRRGGEWMIAFAQVRVPIFTVLMRRSFGVAGNNYATPRSRPSMRVAWPATDAGGIPPEGGIEAAYKRQLAEAADPQAFRDELMARIESTRGPLGPLSKFQLEEMIDPRDTRKLVCEWLEVAHKLVSQPARLVPRVLQFRP